The window GTGAGGGTCTGCGAACGCTCGATGGAGAGTGCACCGAGATGAGCGGGCGCGACTTCATGGCGGCGACGCCGGCCGAGCGACTGAGCCTGCTCGAGCGTCTCGATCGCGAGCAGTACGAGTATATGCAGGAATGGAAGGACGGCGAGCCCGTCCACTACTTTCGCATGATGAAAGAGCTCGCGCTTCTCGGCTACTTCACGTCCGAGATCGGGTACACGAAGGCGTTGCGCTTCGTCGAAACGCCCGGTCGTTTCGAGCCGTGCGTGCCGTACGCACCGGGCGACAAAGCCTGGGCGCCCCACGCGTAGCGTTCATGAGACCGGAGTCGCACCTCCGAAAATGATGCGTCGACGGGTTCTCGGTCTCCTCGTTGCGCTCGCGGTCTCTGCGATTGGAGCGGTCGCTCAGGACCCGATACGAGGCTTTACATCCGAGAGCACCGCGCGTCAGCTCGAGATCGAGAAGGCGTATCAGGCGATTCCCGACAGCGAGTCGATTCGCGAGTGGCATCGCTACTTCACGTCGGAACCCCACCCGGCGACGTCGGCTCGCACGGAAGAGATTGCTCGTTTCATCGCCGACACCTGGAAGAAGCAGGGGCTCGAGGACGTGGTGATCCATCGCTACGACGTCCTGTCTTCCAACCCCCGGACCGTCCACGTCGAGATGATTGCGCCCGTGCGTTACGTTCCGAGCCTGAGGGAAGACGTTTACGAAGAAGACCCCGACACCGCGAATCCGGACGTGAGCGGCGCCTGGACGTCGTTCTCCGCCTCGGGCGAGGTCGAGGCGCCGGTCGTCTATGCCAACAGCGGCAACCCCGCCGACTACGAGCTGCTGCGCGAGCAGGGGATCGACCCGCGCGGCAAGATCGTGGTGGTCCGCTATTCGAACCCCTATAGCTATCGCGGCTTCAAGGCTCTCACTGCCGAACGCGAGGGCGCGGCCGCCATGATCGTTTACTCCGACCCCGCCGAAGACGGATTCCTTCAGGGGGACGTCTATCCCGATGGTCCCTGGGGTCCGGAGAGCCATCTGCAGCGGGGCGGCATTGCTTATGATTTCATCGTACCTGGCGATCCCCTGACCCCCGGCTGGGCGTCAACGCCGGGCGCACATCGCATACCGGTCGAAGAGGCGGTCTCGGTCCCGAAGATCATGTCTCTGCCCATGTCGTACCGGGACATGCGTCCGATCCTCGAAAAGCTCGGCGGTCCTCGCGCGCCCGACGCATGGCAGGGAAGTCTCCCCATCGAGTACCGGCTCGGAGGCGAAGACGTTCTCCTCCACGTCAGGATCGACATGGATACGACGGTTCTTCCCAATTACGTCATCGAAGGGCGCATCCGCGGAGAGGGTTCGCCCGACGAGTGGGTGGTGCTCGGAAACCACCACGATGCCTGGGTGTTCGGAGGAGTCGACCCATCGAGCGGCACGGCTTCCATGATGGAGATGACGAAGAGCTTCGGCGCGCTGAAAGAGCGTGGGATTCGACCCCGGCGTACCCTGGTTTTTTGCAGTTGGGATGGCGAGGAGGTCACGCTCACCGGCTCGACCGAGTGGGGAGAGCAGTTCTCGCACGAGCTCGAGGAAAAAGCGGTGGCCTACCTCAATGTAGATTCGTCTGCCAGCGGCGGAGATCTATCGGTGAGCGCGGTCGGTTCGCTAGCCCCGATGATCGTGGAGATAACGAAGGCGCTCGAAGATCCTTCGGGGGGCAGCCTCTATGAAGTATGGAGGAGCAAGCCGCCGAGCCCGGGGCTCGCCGAAGGCTCGCTTCTCGACGAAGCGCTGGTTCGAACGCGGATCGGAAGCGGCACCGACCACACGGTCTTTCTGAACTATTTGGGACGTCCCGTGGTGGATATGACGTTCGACGGACCGTACGGGGTCTACCACTCGGTCTACGACGACCACTTCTGGGTGAGCCG of the Vicinamibacteria bacterium genome contains:
- a CDS encoding gluconate 2-dehydrogenase subunit 3 family protein → MTSHDASLRLTRREAIRRVSVLFGGAALVGQARLLDALESSSPKAAAYLTSIEVTLLDEVAETMLPETSTPGAKAAGVGRFMALMVADAYDPDERHIFREGLRTLDGECTEMSGRDFMAATPAERLSLLERLDREQYEYMQEWKDGEPVHYFRMMKELALLGYFTSEIGYTKALRFVETPGRFEPCVPYAPGDKAWAPHA
- a CDS encoding serine hydrolase, whose protein sequence is MMRRRVLGLLVALAVSAIGAVAQDPIRGFTSESTARQLEIEKAYQAIPDSESIREWHRYFTSEPHPATSARTEEIARFIADTWKKQGLEDVVIHRYDVLSSNPRTVHVEMIAPVRYVPSLREDVYEEDPDTANPDVSGAWTSFSASGEVEAPVVYANSGNPADYELLREQGIDPRGKIVVVRYSNPYSYRGFKALTAEREGAAAMIVYSDPAEDGFLQGDVYPDGPWGPESHLQRGGIAYDFIVPGDPLTPGWASTPGAHRIPVEEAVSVPKIMSLPMSYRDMRPILEKLGGPRAPDAWQGSLPIEYRLGGEDVLLHVRIDMDTTVLPNYVIEGRIRGEGSPDEWVVLGNHHDAWVFGGVDPSSGTASMMEMTKSFGALKERGIRPRRTLVFCSWDGEEVTLTGSTEWGEQFSHELEEKAVAYLNVDSSASGGDLSVSAVGSLAPMIVEITKALEDPSGGSLYEVWRSKPPSPGLAEGSLLDEALVRTRIGSGTDHTVFLNYLGRPVVDMTFDGPYGVYHSVYDDHFWVSRIGDPGFHYHELMSRLWGTMALRLANADILPLDFESYALSLREFVREVEKLDVESRLDWSDLSSSANGFRTESRRLAERIDRALAAEAVEPELSRRLNQKLNRIEGNWRHPAGIPGRPWFKHLLYAPKYTYAAMVLPGITEALDQKDWATAEVQVRRLTAAIEDNRALLASASAELDSFSLPPDSLESKLRRLREGFDGRMAIYVEHVGRSQVVAIDADSIYETFSVIKVPIMVEVLRRVEAKSLSLSQRLPLESGYGRIPSGVLYAFDPGLQPTVKDLLNLMIIVSDNAATDILADLVGRDAITASMKELGFARTEIRFSDLDWDREWLSALDEEYRDATGEETLSFPFEEHSSEDVSEAFRRVIEETPLFFGRSTAREIGKLFALLARGELVSPEASALMIDILERQQVNHRLPRYVPDGVRIAHKTGDGEPWVGNDAGILWIDDEPVVVVVFTGHHRGTASELNEVVAQVGKIVADHYLDIR